From one Anopheles bellator chromosome 1, idAnoBellAS_SP24_06.2, whole genome shotgun sequence genomic stretch:
- the LOC131205548 gene encoding probable phospholipid-transporting ATPase IA isoform X2, producing MQQVGQVFNIRRGFVALIIRIRRSPALSDFCCQRKPPAGHDDDATTSGITLDDSDKRVIRLNEPQGQKYCNNHISTAKYSALSFIPSFLFEQFRRYSNCFFLFIALLQQIPDVSPTGRYTTLVPLIFILSVSAIKEIVEDFKRHRADDEINHRVIEVLRNGQWHSIMWQELSVGDIVKVQNNTFFPADLVLLSSSEPQGISFIETSNLDGETNLKIRQGVPATAKILETKDFAQFRGTLESEPPNRHLYEFNGVLKEHDKSAVALGPDQLLLRGAMLRNTAWIFGIVIYTGHDTKLMRNSTSAPLKRSTVDRLTNTQILMLFFILIILCIVSCIFNQIWTNEHFKTDWYLGIRNLLNKNFAYNLLTFIILYNNLIPISLQVTLELVRFLQAIFINMDIDMYHKESNTPAMARTSNLNEELGMVKYIFSDKTGTLTRNVMEFKKCTVARTVYTAEDTPAQSRLVQNIMNNHHTAPILREFLTLMAICHTVIPEKKPGCDDMTDIQYHAASPDERALVYGAKKFGYVFHTRTPTFVEIEALGVQERFEILNVLEFTSTRKRMSVIARNSNGEIKLYCKGADTVIYERLAPNGVAYREATLTHLEEFATEGLRTLCCAVSVIPDDVYDDWKHTYHKASTSLQYREQKVEDAANLIETNLMLLGATAIEDKLQDGVPETIASLIEAKINVWVLTGDKQETAINIGYSCQLLSHGMDLIILNEDCLDNTRSCIQRYSERYDQSMRKDNNAALIVDGKTLKYALSCDLRRDFLDLCISCKVVICCRVSPIQKADVVELVTTNTKSVTLAIGDGANDVAMIQKAHVGVGISGVEGLQAACASDYSIAQFSYLRKLLLVHGAWNYSRMCKLILYSFYKNICLYVIELWFAIYSGWSGQILFERWTIGLYNVFFTALPPFAMGLFDKVTSAEQMLKEPRLYEPSQSAQLFNVKVFWHWILNALIHSAVLYWLPMSSYKGDVIWSNGRDGGYLVLGNIVYTYVVVTVCLKAGLITNSWTWLTHCSIWGSMVLWLLFIFIYSNIWPTLPVGAVFTGMDDMVFSSPVFWLGLLLIPATALLPDVIVKVIKTHKQEKKLAPPIKESRSSLTETARLLRNVRRVFTGRSHATENKELELKHGFAFSQEEHGAVRQADVIRAYDTNLPKPDGN from the exons ATGCAACAGGTTGGCCAAGTCTTCAACATACGGAGAGGATTCGTGGCGCTCATCATTCGGATACGGCGGAGTCCAGCCTTATCAGACTTTTGCTGCCAGCGTAAACCACCAGCCGGAC atgatgatgatgccacgACTTCGGGCATAACGTTGGATGACTCCGATAAACGTGTGATACGGCTGAACGAACCGCAAGGACAAAAGTATTGTAACAATCATATCTCTACTGCGAAATATAG TGCCCTTAGCTTCATACCATCGTTTctattcgagcagtttcgacGGTACTCGAACTGCTTCTTTTTGTTCATCGCATTGCTGCAGCAGATACCGGACGTGTCCCCGACCGGTCGTTACACCACGCTCGTACCTTTAATCTTCATCCTTTCGGTGAGCGCGATCAAGGAGATCGTCGAGGACTTCAAGCGGCACCGAGCGGATGACGAGATCAACCACCGGGTGATCGAGGTGCTACGCAATGGCCAGTGGCACTCGATCATGTGGCAAGAGCTGTCGGTCGGCGACATCGTTAAGGTGCAGAACAACACCTTCTTCCCGGCCGACTTGGTGCTGCTGTCATCCAGCGAACCGCAGGGCATATCATTCATCGAGACATCTAACCTAGACGGCGAAACGAACCTGAAAATTCGCCAAGGTgtcccggccacggccaaaaTACTGGAAACGAAGGATTTCGCCCAGTTCCGTGGCACGCTGGAAAGTGAACCGCCGAACCGGCATCTGTACGAGTTCAATGGCGTGCTGAAGGAGCACGATAAATC GGCGGTAGCGCTCGGACCGGACCAGCTGTTACTGCGCGGCGCCATGCTTCGCAACACGGCGTGGATATTCGGCATTGTTATCTACACCGGTCACGACACGAAACTTATGCGAAACTCTACCTCAGCGCCGCTGAAG CGCTCCACCGTTGACAGACTGACAAACACGCAAATTCTTATGTTATTCTTCATTCTGATCATTCTCTGTATCGTGAGTTGCATTTTCAACCAAATTTGGACTAACGAACATTTTAAAACCGACTGGTACTTAGGCATACGCA ATCTTTTGAACAAAAACTTCGCCTATAATCTGCTTACGTTTATTATTCTGTACAATAATTTGATTCCAATATCGCTGCAAGTTACGCTTGAGTTGGTGCGGTTCCTGCAG GCAATCTTCATCAACATGGACATCGACATGTACCACAAGGAGTCGAATACGCCGGCGATGGCGCGAACGTCGAATCTGAACGAGGAGCTCGGTATGGTGAAGTACATCTTCTCGGACAAGACGGGAACGCTTACGCGCAACGTAATGGAATTCAAAAAGTGCACGGTAGCCCGAACAGTCTACACAGCCGAAGATACTCCGGCCCAATCCCGGCTGGTGCAG AACATTATGAACAACCATCATACTGCACCGATATTGCGCGAATTCCTCACGCTGATGGCAATCTGCCACACGGTGATACCAGAAAAGAAGCCCGGTTGTGACGATATGACCGACATCCAGTATCACGCCGCCAGTCCGGACGAGCGGGCTCTAGTGTATGGAGCCAAGAAGTTTGGTTACGTGTTTCACACGCGCACACCCACGTTTGTCGAGATCGAGGCGCTGGGTGTACAGGAGCGCTTCGAAATACTGAACGTGCTCGAATTCACTTCGACGCGCAAACGAATGTCGGTAATCGCGCGCAACTCGAACGGTGAAATCAAGCTGTACTGCAAGGGAGCAGACACGGTGATCTACGAACGGCTTGCACCGAACGGGGTAGCATATCGAGAGGCCACCCTGACCCACCTGGAAGAGTTCGCCACCGAAGGGTTGCGAACGTTGTGCTGCGCCGTCTCCGTGATCCCGGACGACGTTTACGACGACTGGAAGCACACGTACCACAAGGCATCCACCTCGTTGCAGTATCGAGAGCAAAAGGTGGAGGATGCAGCCAATTTGATCGAAACGAACCTGATGCTTCTCGGTGCTACGGCCATCGAAGATAAGCTACAGGACGGTGTACCTGAAACGATCGCATCGCTGATCGAGGCCAAAATAAACGTGTGGGTACTGACGGGCGATAAGCAGGAGACGGCCATCAACATCGGTTACTCGTGTCAACTGTTGTCGCACGGCATGGACTTGATAATTCTGAACGAAGATTGCTTAGAT AATACGCGTAGCTGCATCCAGCGATACAGCGAACGGTACGATCAATCAATGCGCAAGGACAACAATGCGGCACTCATTGTTGATGGAAAGACGCTTAAGTACGCACTGAGCTGTGACTTGCGTCGAGACTTTCTCGATTTGTGCATCTCGTGTAAGGTTGTGATCTGCTGTCGGGTGTCGCCAATCCAGAAGGCGGATGTTGTGGAACTGGTGACCACGAACACAAAATCAGTTACGCTCGCAATCGGTGATGGTGCAAACGATGTCGCGATGATACAAAAGGCACACGTTGGTGTCGGTATATCCGGTGTAGAGGGACTGCAGGCGGCCTGCGCATCGGACTATTCGATCGCACAG TTCAGTTATTTGCGAAaattgctgctggtgcacgGGGCCTGGAATTACAGCCGAATGTGTAAATTGATTCTATACAGCTTCTACAAAAACATCTGCCTGTACGTGATCGAGTTGTGGTTCGCAATTTACTCCGGATGGTCCGGCCAAATATTGTTCGAACGATGGACAATCGGTTTATACAATGTATTTTTTACTGCCCTGCCCCCGTTCGCAATGGGTCTGTTCGACAAGGTGACCTCGGCCGAGCAAATGCTAAA AGAACCGAGACTCTACGAACCTTCGCAAAGTGCGCAGTTATTTAACGTGAAAGTGTTTTGGCACTGGATCCTCAATGCATTGATACACTCAGCGGTACTGTACTGGCTGCCAATGAGCTCCTACAAGGGCGACGTTATATGGAGTAATGGGCGCGATGGTGGTTACTTAGTGTTAGGCAACATAGTATATACA TATGTCGTTGTAACGGTTTGTTTGAAAGCAGGTCTCATCACCAACTCGTGGACATGGTTGACACACTGCTCGATCTGGGGATCAATGGTGCTGTGgctattatttattttcatttacag TAACATTTGGCCAACGTTACCGGTGGGAGCTGTGTTTACTGGTATGGACGATATGGTGTTCTCTTCACCGGTGTTTTGGCTAGGTTTGTTGCTAATCCCGGCCACTGCATTGCTGCCGGATGTTATTGTTAAAGT GATAAAAACTCACAAACAAGAGAAGAAACTTGCGCCACCCATCAAAGAATCGAGATCTTC
- the LOC131205548 gene encoding probable phospholipid-transporting ATPase IA isoform X4 — MQQVGQVFNIRRGFVALIIRIRRSPALSDFCCQRKPPAGHDDDATTSGITLDDSDKRVIRLNEPQGQKYCNNHISTAKYSALSFIPSFLFEQFRRYSNCFFLFIALLQQIPDVSPTGRYTTLVPLIFILSVSAIKEIVEDFKRHRADDEINHRVIEVLRNGQWHSIMWQELSVGDIVKVQNNTFFPADLVLLSSSEPQGISFIETSNLDGETNLKIRQGVPATAKILETKDFAQFRGTLESEPPNRHLYEFNGVLKEHDKSAVALGPDQLLLRGAMLRNTAWIFGIVIYTGHDTKLMRNSTSAPLKRSTVDRLTNTQILMLFFILIILCIVSCIFNQIWTNEHFKTDWYLGIRNLLNKNFAYNLLTFIILYNNLIPISLQVTLELVRFLQAIFINMDIDMYHKESNTPAMARTSNLNEELGMVKYIFSDKTGTLTRNVMEFKKCTVARTVYTAEDTPAQSRLVQNIMNNHHTAPILREFLTLMAICHTVIPEKKPGCDDMTDIQYHAASPDERALVYGAKKFGYVFHTRTPTFVEIEALGVQERFEILNVLEFTSTRKRMSVIARNSNGEIKLYCKGADTVIYERLAPNGVAYREATLTHLEEFATEGLRTLCCAVSVIPDDVYDDWKHTYHKASTSLQYREQKVEDAANLIETNLMLLGATAIEDKLQDGVPETIASLIEAKINVWVLTGDKQETAINIGYSCQLLSHGMDLIILNEDCLDNTRSCIQRYSERYDQSMRKDNNAALIVDGKTLKYALSCDLRRDFLDLCISCKVVICCRVSPIQKADVVELVTTNTKSVTLAIGDGANDVAMIQKAHVGVGISGVEGLQAACASDYSIAQFSYLRKLLLVHGAWNYSRMCKLILYSFYKNICLYVIELWFAIYSGWSGQILFERWTIGLYNVFFTALPPFAMGLFDKVTSAEQMLKEPRLYEPSQSAQLFNVKVFWHWILNALIHSAVLYWLPMSSYKGDVIWSNGRDGGYLVLGNIVYTYVVVTVCLKAGLITNSWTWLTHCSIWGSMVLWLLFIFIYSNIWPTLPVGAVFTGMDDMVFSSPVFWLGLLLIPATALLPDVIVKVIKTHKQEKKLAPPIKESRSSSLTKILSWRRRNSVAPLPAWHHNSIRITELHM, encoded by the exons ATGCAACAGGTTGGCCAAGTCTTCAACATACGGAGAGGATTCGTGGCGCTCATCATTCGGATACGGCGGAGTCCAGCCTTATCAGACTTTTGCTGCCAGCGTAAACCACCAGCCGGAC atgatgatgatgccacgACTTCGGGCATAACGTTGGATGACTCCGATAAACGTGTGATACGGCTGAACGAACCGCAAGGACAAAAGTATTGTAACAATCATATCTCTACTGCGAAATATAG TGCCCTTAGCTTCATACCATCGTTTctattcgagcagtttcgacGGTACTCGAACTGCTTCTTTTTGTTCATCGCATTGCTGCAGCAGATACCGGACGTGTCCCCGACCGGTCGTTACACCACGCTCGTACCTTTAATCTTCATCCTTTCGGTGAGCGCGATCAAGGAGATCGTCGAGGACTTCAAGCGGCACCGAGCGGATGACGAGATCAACCACCGGGTGATCGAGGTGCTACGCAATGGCCAGTGGCACTCGATCATGTGGCAAGAGCTGTCGGTCGGCGACATCGTTAAGGTGCAGAACAACACCTTCTTCCCGGCCGACTTGGTGCTGCTGTCATCCAGCGAACCGCAGGGCATATCATTCATCGAGACATCTAACCTAGACGGCGAAACGAACCTGAAAATTCGCCAAGGTgtcccggccacggccaaaaTACTGGAAACGAAGGATTTCGCCCAGTTCCGTGGCACGCTGGAAAGTGAACCGCCGAACCGGCATCTGTACGAGTTCAATGGCGTGCTGAAGGAGCACGATAAATC GGCGGTAGCGCTCGGACCGGACCAGCTGTTACTGCGCGGCGCCATGCTTCGCAACACGGCGTGGATATTCGGCATTGTTATCTACACCGGTCACGACACGAAACTTATGCGAAACTCTACCTCAGCGCCGCTGAAG CGCTCCACCGTTGACAGACTGACAAACACGCAAATTCTTATGTTATTCTTCATTCTGATCATTCTCTGTATCGTGAGTTGCATTTTCAACCAAATTTGGACTAACGAACATTTTAAAACCGACTGGTACTTAGGCATACGCA ATCTTTTGAACAAAAACTTCGCCTATAATCTGCTTACGTTTATTATTCTGTACAATAATTTGATTCCAATATCGCTGCAAGTTACGCTTGAGTTGGTGCGGTTCCTGCAG GCAATCTTCATCAACATGGACATCGACATGTACCACAAGGAGTCGAATACGCCGGCGATGGCGCGAACGTCGAATCTGAACGAGGAGCTCGGTATGGTGAAGTACATCTTCTCGGACAAGACGGGAACGCTTACGCGCAACGTAATGGAATTCAAAAAGTGCACGGTAGCCCGAACAGTCTACACAGCCGAAGATACTCCGGCCCAATCCCGGCTGGTGCAG AACATTATGAACAACCATCATACTGCACCGATATTGCGCGAATTCCTCACGCTGATGGCAATCTGCCACACGGTGATACCAGAAAAGAAGCCCGGTTGTGACGATATGACCGACATCCAGTATCACGCCGCCAGTCCGGACGAGCGGGCTCTAGTGTATGGAGCCAAGAAGTTTGGTTACGTGTTTCACACGCGCACACCCACGTTTGTCGAGATCGAGGCGCTGGGTGTACAGGAGCGCTTCGAAATACTGAACGTGCTCGAATTCACTTCGACGCGCAAACGAATGTCGGTAATCGCGCGCAACTCGAACGGTGAAATCAAGCTGTACTGCAAGGGAGCAGACACGGTGATCTACGAACGGCTTGCACCGAACGGGGTAGCATATCGAGAGGCCACCCTGACCCACCTGGAAGAGTTCGCCACCGAAGGGTTGCGAACGTTGTGCTGCGCCGTCTCCGTGATCCCGGACGACGTTTACGACGACTGGAAGCACACGTACCACAAGGCATCCACCTCGTTGCAGTATCGAGAGCAAAAGGTGGAGGATGCAGCCAATTTGATCGAAACGAACCTGATGCTTCTCGGTGCTACGGCCATCGAAGATAAGCTACAGGACGGTGTACCTGAAACGATCGCATCGCTGATCGAGGCCAAAATAAACGTGTGGGTACTGACGGGCGATAAGCAGGAGACGGCCATCAACATCGGTTACTCGTGTCAACTGTTGTCGCACGGCATGGACTTGATAATTCTGAACGAAGATTGCTTAGAT AATACGCGTAGCTGCATCCAGCGATACAGCGAACGGTACGATCAATCAATGCGCAAGGACAACAATGCGGCACTCATTGTTGATGGAAAGACGCTTAAGTACGCACTGAGCTGTGACTTGCGTCGAGACTTTCTCGATTTGTGCATCTCGTGTAAGGTTGTGATCTGCTGTCGGGTGTCGCCAATCCAGAAGGCGGATGTTGTGGAACTGGTGACCACGAACACAAAATCAGTTACGCTCGCAATCGGTGATGGTGCAAACGATGTCGCGATGATACAAAAGGCACACGTTGGTGTCGGTATATCCGGTGTAGAGGGACTGCAGGCGGCCTGCGCATCGGACTATTCGATCGCACAG TTCAGTTATTTGCGAAaattgctgctggtgcacgGGGCCTGGAATTACAGCCGAATGTGTAAATTGATTCTATACAGCTTCTACAAAAACATCTGCCTGTACGTGATCGAGTTGTGGTTCGCAATTTACTCCGGATGGTCCGGCCAAATATTGTTCGAACGATGGACAATCGGTTTATACAATGTATTTTTTACTGCCCTGCCCCCGTTCGCAATGGGTCTGTTCGACAAGGTGACCTCGGCCGAGCAAATGCTAAA AGAACCGAGACTCTACGAACCTTCGCAAAGTGCGCAGTTATTTAACGTGAAAGTGTTTTGGCACTGGATCCTCAATGCATTGATACACTCAGCGGTACTGTACTGGCTGCCAATGAGCTCCTACAAGGGCGACGTTATATGGAGTAATGGGCGCGATGGTGGTTACTTAGTGTTAGGCAACATAGTATATACA TATGTCGTTGTAACGGTTTGTTTGAAAGCAGGTCTCATCACCAACTCGTGGACATGGTTGACACACTGCTCGATCTGGGGATCAATGGTGCTGTGgctattatttattttcatttacag TAACATTTGGCCAACGTTACCGGTGGGAGCTGTGTTTACTGGTATGGACGATATGGTGTTCTCTTCACCGGTGTTTTGGCTAGGTTTGTTGCTAATCCCGGCCACTGCATTGCTGCCGGATGTTATTGTTAAAGT GATAAAAACTCACAAACAAGAGAAGAAACTTGCGCCACCCATCAAAGAATCGAGATCTTC AAGCTTAACGAAGATTCTCTCCTGGCGTAGACGTAACTCCGTGGCGCCCCTTCCAGCTTGGCATCACAACAGTATCCGTATAACCGAGTTGCACATGTAG
- the LOC131205548 gene encoding probable phospholipid-transporting ATPase IA isoform X1: MQQVGQVFNIRRGFVALIIRIRRSPALSDFCCQRKPPAGHDDDATTSGITLDDSDKRVIRLNEPQGQKYCNNHISTAKYSALSFIPSFLFEQFRRYSNCFFLFIALLQQIPDVSPTGRYTTLVPLIFILSVSAIKEIVEDFKRHRADDEINHRVIEVLRNGQWHSIMWQELSVGDIVKVQNNTFFPADLVLLSSSEPQGISFIETSNLDGETNLKIRQGVPATAKILETKDFAQFRGTLESEPPNRHLYEFNGVLKEHDKSAVALGPDQLLLRGAMLRNTAWIFGIVIYTGHDTKLMRNSTSAPLKRSTVDRLTNTQILMLFFILIILCIVSCIFNQIWTNEHFKTDWYLGIRNLLNKNFAYNLLTFIILYNNLIPISLQVTLELVRFLQAIFINMDIDMYHKESNTPAMARTSNLNEELGMVKYIFSDKTGTLTRNVMEFKKCTVARTVYTAEDTPAQSRLVQNIMNNHHTAPILREFLTLMAICHTVIPEKKPGCDDMTDIQYHAASPDERALVYGAKKFGYVFHTRTPTFVEIEALGVQERFEILNVLEFTSTRKRMSVIARNSNGEIKLYCKGADTVIYERLAPNGVAYREATLTHLEEFATEGLRTLCCAVSVIPDDVYDDWKHTYHKASTSLQYREQKVEDAANLIETNLMLLGATAIEDKLQDGVPETIASLIEAKINVWVLTGDKQETAINIGYSCQLLSHGMDLIILNEDCLDNTRSCIQRYSERYDQSMRKDNNAALIVDGKTLKYALSCDLRRDFLDLCISCKVVICCRVSPIQKADVVELVTTNTKSVTLAIGDGANDVAMIQKAHVGVGISGVEGLQAACASDYSIAQFSYLRKLLLVHGAWNYSRMCKLILYSFYKNICLYVIELWFAIYSGWSGQILFERWTIGLYNVFFTALPPFAMGLFDKVTSAEQMLKEPRLYEPSQSAQLFNVKVFWHWILNALIHSAVLYWLPMSSYKGDVIWSNGRDGGYLVLGNIVYTYVVVTVCLKAGLITNSWTWLTHCSIWGSMVLWLLFIFIYSNIWPTLPVGAVFTGMDDMVFSSPVFWLGLLLIPATALLPDVIVKVIKTHKQEKKLAPPIKESRSSWICVFPGRTWSCTAGRRYPGVRHEPAETGWKLRVPRLRVLLRQILYCVLRRSQFRLLRRLSHRCSRRKYVSQHADTGLRRV; encoded by the exons ATGCAACAGGTTGGCCAAGTCTTCAACATACGGAGAGGATTCGTGGCGCTCATCATTCGGATACGGCGGAGTCCAGCCTTATCAGACTTTTGCTGCCAGCGTAAACCACCAGCCGGAC atgatgatgatgccacgACTTCGGGCATAACGTTGGATGACTCCGATAAACGTGTGATACGGCTGAACGAACCGCAAGGACAAAAGTATTGTAACAATCATATCTCTACTGCGAAATATAG TGCCCTTAGCTTCATACCATCGTTTctattcgagcagtttcgacGGTACTCGAACTGCTTCTTTTTGTTCATCGCATTGCTGCAGCAGATACCGGACGTGTCCCCGACCGGTCGTTACACCACGCTCGTACCTTTAATCTTCATCCTTTCGGTGAGCGCGATCAAGGAGATCGTCGAGGACTTCAAGCGGCACCGAGCGGATGACGAGATCAACCACCGGGTGATCGAGGTGCTACGCAATGGCCAGTGGCACTCGATCATGTGGCAAGAGCTGTCGGTCGGCGACATCGTTAAGGTGCAGAACAACACCTTCTTCCCGGCCGACTTGGTGCTGCTGTCATCCAGCGAACCGCAGGGCATATCATTCATCGAGACATCTAACCTAGACGGCGAAACGAACCTGAAAATTCGCCAAGGTgtcccggccacggccaaaaTACTGGAAACGAAGGATTTCGCCCAGTTCCGTGGCACGCTGGAAAGTGAACCGCCGAACCGGCATCTGTACGAGTTCAATGGCGTGCTGAAGGAGCACGATAAATC GGCGGTAGCGCTCGGACCGGACCAGCTGTTACTGCGCGGCGCCATGCTTCGCAACACGGCGTGGATATTCGGCATTGTTATCTACACCGGTCACGACACGAAACTTATGCGAAACTCTACCTCAGCGCCGCTGAAG CGCTCCACCGTTGACAGACTGACAAACACGCAAATTCTTATGTTATTCTTCATTCTGATCATTCTCTGTATCGTGAGTTGCATTTTCAACCAAATTTGGACTAACGAACATTTTAAAACCGACTGGTACTTAGGCATACGCA ATCTTTTGAACAAAAACTTCGCCTATAATCTGCTTACGTTTATTATTCTGTACAATAATTTGATTCCAATATCGCTGCAAGTTACGCTTGAGTTGGTGCGGTTCCTGCAG GCAATCTTCATCAACATGGACATCGACATGTACCACAAGGAGTCGAATACGCCGGCGATGGCGCGAACGTCGAATCTGAACGAGGAGCTCGGTATGGTGAAGTACATCTTCTCGGACAAGACGGGAACGCTTACGCGCAACGTAATGGAATTCAAAAAGTGCACGGTAGCCCGAACAGTCTACACAGCCGAAGATACTCCGGCCCAATCCCGGCTGGTGCAG AACATTATGAACAACCATCATACTGCACCGATATTGCGCGAATTCCTCACGCTGATGGCAATCTGCCACACGGTGATACCAGAAAAGAAGCCCGGTTGTGACGATATGACCGACATCCAGTATCACGCCGCCAGTCCGGACGAGCGGGCTCTAGTGTATGGAGCCAAGAAGTTTGGTTACGTGTTTCACACGCGCACACCCACGTTTGTCGAGATCGAGGCGCTGGGTGTACAGGAGCGCTTCGAAATACTGAACGTGCTCGAATTCACTTCGACGCGCAAACGAATGTCGGTAATCGCGCGCAACTCGAACGGTGAAATCAAGCTGTACTGCAAGGGAGCAGACACGGTGATCTACGAACGGCTTGCACCGAACGGGGTAGCATATCGAGAGGCCACCCTGACCCACCTGGAAGAGTTCGCCACCGAAGGGTTGCGAACGTTGTGCTGCGCCGTCTCCGTGATCCCGGACGACGTTTACGACGACTGGAAGCACACGTACCACAAGGCATCCACCTCGTTGCAGTATCGAGAGCAAAAGGTGGAGGATGCAGCCAATTTGATCGAAACGAACCTGATGCTTCTCGGTGCTACGGCCATCGAAGATAAGCTACAGGACGGTGTACCTGAAACGATCGCATCGCTGATCGAGGCCAAAATAAACGTGTGGGTACTGACGGGCGATAAGCAGGAGACGGCCATCAACATCGGTTACTCGTGTCAACTGTTGTCGCACGGCATGGACTTGATAATTCTGAACGAAGATTGCTTAGAT AATACGCGTAGCTGCATCCAGCGATACAGCGAACGGTACGATCAATCAATGCGCAAGGACAACAATGCGGCACTCATTGTTGATGGAAAGACGCTTAAGTACGCACTGAGCTGTGACTTGCGTCGAGACTTTCTCGATTTGTGCATCTCGTGTAAGGTTGTGATCTGCTGTCGGGTGTCGCCAATCCAGAAGGCGGATGTTGTGGAACTGGTGACCACGAACACAAAATCAGTTACGCTCGCAATCGGTGATGGTGCAAACGATGTCGCGATGATACAAAAGGCACACGTTGGTGTCGGTATATCCGGTGTAGAGGGACTGCAGGCGGCCTGCGCATCGGACTATTCGATCGCACAG TTCAGTTATTTGCGAAaattgctgctggtgcacgGGGCCTGGAATTACAGCCGAATGTGTAAATTGATTCTATACAGCTTCTACAAAAACATCTGCCTGTACGTGATCGAGTTGTGGTTCGCAATTTACTCCGGATGGTCCGGCCAAATATTGTTCGAACGATGGACAATCGGTTTATACAATGTATTTTTTACTGCCCTGCCCCCGTTCGCAATGGGTCTGTTCGACAAGGTGACCTCGGCCGAGCAAATGCTAAA AGAACCGAGACTCTACGAACCTTCGCAAAGTGCGCAGTTATTTAACGTGAAAGTGTTTTGGCACTGGATCCTCAATGCATTGATACACTCAGCGGTACTGTACTGGCTGCCAATGAGCTCCTACAAGGGCGACGTTATATGGAGTAATGGGCGCGATGGTGGTTACTTAGTGTTAGGCAACATAGTATATACA TATGTCGTTGTAACGGTTTGTTTGAAAGCAGGTCTCATCACCAACTCGTGGACATGGTTGACACACTGCTCGATCTGGGGATCAATGGTGCTGTGgctattatttattttcatttacag TAACATTTGGCCAACGTTACCGGTGGGAGCTGTGTTTACTGGTATGGACGATATGGTGTTCTCTTCACCGGTGTTTTGGCTAGGTTTGTTGCTAATCCCGGCCACTGCATTGCTGCCGGATGTTATTGTTAAAGT GATAAAAACTCACAAACAAGAGAAGAAACTTGCGCCACCCATCAAAGAATCGAGATCTTC